One Serratia liquefaciens genomic window, GCGCCTTCGCCGACGCCACCGGCCATGATCGGCAAGATCAGGAAGAAGAAGATTTGGAACGGTTCCAGCCCCAGCGCCATACCCACCGCCATGCCCACCAGCATGCCGACAATCTCACCGCACAGCATCGGTGCAAAGATGCGCAAAAAACCCTGGATCAGCACCTGGCGGTTCATGCTCATAATGCTGCCAACGATAATGCAGCAAATGTAGAGATACAGAATATTGGTCGATTTGTAGAATTTGGTGGTCGACTCCACCACTACGTCCGGCAGCAGGCCATAATGCACCAACGCCGAAGGGATAAAGGTGGCGCAGATTGCCGCGGCCCCCATTTTGCCGATCAGCGGCAGGCGTTTGCCAAATTCGCCGCAGGCAAAACCAAAGAACGCCAATGTGGCAACCATAACCACGATATCGCTCGGTAATTTCCCTTCCAGGCAATCCAGTAAAATAAGTACGCCGGCCAGAACAAAGAACGGCAACGGAATAATTCCTACTTTGTAATTGTCCAGTATATGCCACCATTTCTCCCGCAGCGGTATTTCAGCGGTTTTGTCTTTGGCGGCGAGGAAAGAATCATCTGTTGTGCTCATAATCTGGCCTCTTATTAGTTTGTTCAGCCATAATAGAGAAACGCACGGATTATCTGCTGTGATTTTGTTCAAAGTTAAAAAGGGTTTTTAATGGTGGTTATGGTTTCTATGGTGTTAATTAGGATTATGTAAAATTTGGCGTGGTTTTAATGGTGTTAACGTTATTTTTACTTTAAGAATTATCAGTTTTATTGCAGCCGCTGCATTAACCACCCCGACTAGAATAATCCCGTGGCTGCGATCACAAGTTGATCCGGCGCAATATTACATTAACGGCCACTCATGATAGGGTAAGCACTCAGGATTTATCAGGGCGAACCCCGGTCATGCGCATAAAACTCTCATTTCAAATCAAGCTATTCCTGTGCCTGGTTGCCTTCTCCTGCCTGCTGTTGACGTTTATTGGTGCTTACACCTACTACCAACTCGATGCTCAACTGCACCGCGACCTTGGCGCGCGAGCGCAGGTGCAGGCACGCGAGATTGCCCTGATCCCCTCCTTGATCACCGCTGTGGAAAAAAAAGACCCGGTTAAAATTGCAGCGCTAATGAAAAAAATACGCGCCAGCAGCGATGCCAGCTATATCGTTATCGGCGATAAGCAAACCCGCCATCTTTATCACTCTGAATATGCCAACCGTATCGGCACGCCGATGGTCGGCGGCGATAATAAAGAGGTTCTCGAAGGCAAAAGCATTATTTCCATCCGCAAAGGCGGCATCGGCATTTCATTGCGCAGTAAAGCACCTATTTTGGACGAAAATAATAATGTTATCGGCATTGTTTCGGTGGGTTATCTCAAATCCCATATCGACAATTTAAATTCCAGAACTCTGACGCAAATTCTTGGGTCGATAGTACTTTTATTGATCGCGCTGTTCGTATTTTCGTGGCTGTTATCGAAAAATTTAAAACGCCAAATGTTCTGGCTGGAACCGAAAGAAATTGCCCTGCTGGTACGCCAACAGAAAGCCTTGCTGGAAGCGATCTATGAAGGGGTGATTGCCGTCGATCCTCAGTTGCGGATCATCACCATCAACCACGCGGCCCGCGAACTGCTGGATCTGCGTCAGCCCGCCGGCGCCCTGATGGGCCGCGAAATCGGTGAGGTGATCCAATCCCAGCCGGATTTCTTCGGCGCCTCACAGTTAGGGCATGATACCCATGACGAGGTCTGCCGCTTCAACCATGTGCGGGTCATCGCCAGCCGGGTACGCATCATGCAGGAAGAAGAGCTGCAGGGCTGGGTGATCAGCTTCCGCGACAAGAACGATATCAATACCCTGAGCAGCCAGCTTAGCCAGGTGAAGCGCTATGCCGACAACCTGCGCATCATGCGCCACGAACAGCTGAACTGGACCGCCACCCTCGCCGGCCTGCTGCATATGCAACGCTACGACGAGGCTATCCGCTATGTGGAGGCGCAATCGGAAGGTGCGCAGGAGATCCTCGATTTTATTTCACAGCGTTTCAGTTCGGCGGCTTTATGCGGCCTGCTGCTGGGTAAATACTCCAGCGCGAAGGAAAAAGGCGTGGAATTGCGTTTCGATCCGGCCTGCCAGCTGCGGCAGATCCCAGCGGCATTGAATGAAACCGAATTGATGTCGATCATCGGCAATTTGCTGGATAATGCGGTAGACGCTACGCTGCATTACGGTGCGCCCTATGAGGCGGTAGAACTTTATATCAGCGACAGCAGCAATGAACTGGTGATTGAAGTGGCCGATCGCGGAACCGGCATTGCCGCTGAGGTGCGCGATACGCTGTTCGAACAGGGCGTCACCACCAAAGATGACAAGGGTGACCACGGCATCGGCCTGCATCTGGTTGCCAGCCACGTGGCGCAGGCGCACGGCAGCATAGAAGTGTCGGACAACGATCCGCACGGCGCTATTTTTTCTTTGTTTATCCCTAAACAATCTTGAGCACCCGAATGATGCAACCAGAAGCACTGGACGTTTTGATCGTGGAAGATGAGCCACAGCTGGCGACTCTGCACGCAGAGTTTATCGAGCAGAACTTTGCTCTGCGGGTGGTGGCCTATGCCGCCACGCTGGCCGAGGCCAGAGCCAAAGTCAACGCCCACCAGCCACGGCTGATCCTGCTGGACAACTTTTTGCCCGACGGCCAGGGGATTGAGCTGATGGAAGAAGCGGCGGTGAAAAACCCCGGTTGTTCGGTGATCTTCATTACCGCCGCCAGCGATATGAATACCTGCAGCCAGGCGATCCGCAACGGCGCCTTCGATTACATCATTAAACCGGTCTCCTACAAGCGGCTGCGCAACTCACTGGAGCGCTTTATGCAGTTTGTGCAAACCCAGCGCACCTTCAAGGTGATCGACCAGAGCAACGTCGACGCGCTGTATAACCTGCAATCCAAACAGTTCTCCAGCGAACCCAGTGCCAAAGGCATAGAAGCCAACACGCTGGAACTGGTACAGGCGCTGTTTATCAAGCAACCAGAGGCCGCGCATGCGGTAGAAGACGTGGTAGAACAGGTTGGGATCAGCAAAACCACCGCCCGACGTTATCTGGAATATTGCGTCGCTACCCAGTTTGTGCGCGTTGAAATGATGTACGGCAATATCGGTCACCCGCGGCGCCTGTATCGCAAGGCATAGGCTGCCATCTGGCTGTCATATTGAAGGGGTAATATAACTTCGGCGATATCCCCTCGATATCGGCACCTGTCGTTAAAAATTGATGAAATACTGATGACTTTTACCCGGCCTCTGGTCGGGTTTTTTATTGTCTGAAAACAGGCTTGGGCAGGCAAATAATAGCAATAATCAGAACGGATTATTCTTACTAAAAACCAACCGTTTATCGAAAATATCAGCCACTGATAATTGAGCACTCACCCCATTACCATAACTAATCGAAAACTTGATGTAAATCGTTAATATCCCATTCATCGGACATTGAGGGTTGTCTCAGATATTCACTGTGTTAGGGTATAGGGGACTATTATTTTCTATTGGGAAATTTTTATCGTTTGATAATTCATCAGAGGAAACAGCAAATTGCATGGCAATTAAACTCGAAGTAAAGAACCTGTATAAGATATTTGGCGAACATCCGGATCGCGCTTTCAAACTGATTGAAAAAGGCCTGACAAAAGACCAATTGCTTGAAAAAACCGGATTATCATTGGGCGTAAAAGACGCCTCTCTGGCCATTGAAGAAGGCGAGATATTTGTCATCATGGGGCTTTCCGGATCTGGAAAATCCACCCTGGTACGCCTTCTCAATCGTCTGATAGAACCCACCCGCGGTCAGGTGCTGATTGATGGCGAGGATATATCTAAAATATCCGACAGCGCACTGCGCGCCGTACGCCGTAATAAGATCAGCATGGTGTTTCAATCATTCGCTTTAATGCCACATATGAATGTATTGAATAACACCGCATTCGGTATGGAATTGGCCGGTATTCCACCGCAGGAACGCCAGGAAAAAGCTCTGGAAGCATTGCGTCAGGTCGGGCTGGAGAATTATGCCTATTCTTATCCCGATGAACTTTCCGGCGGGATGCGTCAGCGCGTGGGATTAGCCCGTGCCATGGCGAATAATCCGGACATATTATTGATGGATGAAGCCTTCTCGGCGCTGGATCCATTAATCCGTACCGAGATGCAAGATGAGCTGGTCAAATTACAGGCCCAGCATCAGCGTACCATCGTCTTTATTTCCCATGATTTGGATGAGGCGATGCGTATTGGCGA contains:
- a CDS encoding ATP-binding protein, which translates into the protein MRIKLSFQIKLFLCLVAFSCLLLTFIGAYTYYQLDAQLHRDLGARAQVQAREIALIPSLITAVEKKDPVKIAALMKKIRASSDASYIVIGDKQTRHLYHSEYANRIGTPMVGGDNKEVLEGKSIISIRKGGIGISLRSKAPILDENNNVIGIVSVGYLKSHIDNLNSRTLTQILGSIVLLLIALFVFSWLLSKNLKRQMFWLEPKEIALLVRQQKALLEAIYEGVIAVDPQLRIITINHAARELLDLRQPAGALMGREIGEVIQSQPDFFGASQLGHDTHDEVCRFNHVRVIASRVRIMQEEELQGWVISFRDKNDINTLSSQLSQVKRYADNLRIMRHEQLNWTATLAGLLHMQRYDEAIRYVEAQSEGAQEILDFISQRFSSAALCGLLLGKYSSAKEKGVELRFDPACQLRQIPAALNETELMSIIGNLLDNAVDATLHYGAPYEAVELYISDSSNELVIEVADRGTGIAAEVRDTLFEQGVTTKDDKGDHGIGLHLVASHVAQAHGSIEVSDNDPHGAIFSLFIPKQS
- the proV gene encoding glycine betaine/L-proline ABC transporter ATP-binding protein ProV is translated as MAIKLEVKNLYKIFGEHPDRAFKLIEKGLTKDQLLEKTGLSLGVKDASLAIEEGEIFVIMGLSGSGKSTLVRLLNRLIEPTRGQVLIDGEDISKISDSALRAVRRNKISMVFQSFALMPHMNVLNNTAFGMELAGIPPQERQEKALEALRQVGLENYAYSYPDELSGGMRQRVGLARAMANNPDILLMDEAFSALDPLIRTEMQDELVKLQAQHQRTIVFISHDLDEAMRIGDRIAIMQGGEVIQVGTPEEILNNPANDYVRTFFRGVDISHVFSAKDIAKRRPVALIRKTPGFGPRSALQLLRDEDRDYGYVIERGKKFIGVVSVDSLKQALAANQTLDDALLEAPAPVPADMPLSELISLVALAPCAVPVVCEENNYIGIISKAMLLQALDKEGPANE
- a CDS encoding response regulator; its protein translation is MQPEALDVLIVEDEPQLATLHAEFIEQNFALRVVAYAATLAEARAKVNAHQPRLILLDNFLPDGQGIELMEEAAVKNPGCSVIFITAASDMNTCSQAIRNGAFDYIIKPVSYKRLRNSLERFMQFVQTQRTFKVIDQSNVDALYNLQSKQFSSEPSAKGIEANTLELVQALFIKQPEAAHAVEDVVEQVGISKTTARRYLEYCVATQFVRVEMMYGNIGHPRRLYRKA